In Mangifera indica cultivar Alphonso chromosome 1, CATAS_Mindica_2.1, whole genome shotgun sequence, a single genomic region encodes these proteins:
- the LOC123218641 gene encoding uncharacterized protein LOC123218641, translating to MASGFSAEDKLLEGGRLSDREEEEEEEEALSLSDLPLNLINIQDNRVDQNQSRDEPRCQVKDPEDQEFNFGSWGGSLSTESEMCAADDVFFKGQILPLRFSVSSESGLTRLTQHDSSRNSATSCLSRSESMDHLSSVDRLTSINSSTSSSSRSHNSSTTTTSATTTTKNSNPRIIRNQFHTYPSPKPQIRVSTSQLRRNTSGNRTQKSTVWKFFRVGLVRTPDIELQDVKVRHKSCVSRNSSSGSSSSSIKNYSKQDLKIMGKKHKKKQNLLDKKMGLFSGCKCSITAVETVPLNNIVLIKSEGEVSRINNGGSSSGKEKKLHELKIKQKMKEKQQGKQAMSRHRTFEWLKELSHASYVDGEKLD from the coding sequence ATGGCAAGTGGGTTCTCTGCAGAAGATAAATTATTGGAAGGAGGACGTTTAAGCGAtcgggaagaagaagaagaagaagaagaagcattaTCCCTCTCTGATTTACCACTCAATTTGATCAACATTCAAGATAACCGTGTTGATCAAAACCAGTCCCGCGACGAACCGAGGTGTCAAGTGAAAGATCCCGAAGATCAAGAGTTCAATTTCGGGTCATGGGGTGGGTCTCTTTCAACAGAATCAGAAATGTGCGCAGCCGATGACGTGTTTTTCAAAGGTCAAATTTTACCATTACGTTTCTCAGTGAGTTCAGAGAGCGGGTTAACCAGGTTAACTCAGCATGACTCGAGCCGCAACTCAGCCACATCATGCCTATCAAGGTCCGAGTCCATGGACCACTTGAGCTCAGTAGATAGATTAACAAGCATTAACAGTAGCACAAGCAGCAGCAGTAGAAGCCATAACTCAtcaaccaccaccacctccgCCACCACAACCACCAAAAATTCAAACCCTAGAATCATTAGAAACCAGTTTCACACCTATCCAAGCCCCAAGCCCCAAATTAGAGTCTCCACTTCACAATTACGCCGCAACACCAGCGGTAACCGGACCCAAAAATCGACAGTTTGGAAATTCTTTCGGGTCGGGTTGGTTCGAACCCCAGATATCGAATTGCAAGATGTAAAGGTTCGGCATAAAAGTTGTGTTAGTCGAAACAGTAGCAGTGGCAGTAGCAGTAGCAGCATCAAGAATTATAGCAAACAAGATTTGAAGATTATGGGGAAGAAGCATAAGAAGAAACAGAATTTGTTGGATAAGAAAATGGGTTTGTTTAGTGGGTGTAAATGTTCAATTACAGCAGTTGAAACGGTTCCACTGAACAATATTGTGCTCATAAAAAGTGAGGGTGAAGTAAGCAGGATTAACAATGGTGGAAGCAGTAGTGGGAAGGAAAAGAAACTGCACGAGTTGAAGATAAAgcagaaaatgaaagaaaagcaaCAAGGAAAGCAAGCTATGTCACGTCATCGAACGTTTGAATGGTTAAAGGAGCTTTCACATGCAAGCTATGTTGATGGAGAAAAACTTGATTAG